One stretch of Rosistilla oblonga DNA includes these proteins:
- a CDS encoding DUF1559 domain-containing protein: protein MDRFQQKASASRSHKRLGFTLVELLVVIAIIGILVGLLLPAVQAAREAARRMQCQNNMKQLGLALHNHMDTYGTLPPGWVNYDESANRYKTGGWQHGQNEMGWHWLAMLLPYVEQPGLWELVEECEAARPTGTQNPCDHCESMDPNHFGREQLPAFSRCPSAVTLSKQFSDGGYGLEALAKGSNYAASWGSGNMLSWESSATRGAFGTYYTTQEKFNTPVVSKADRYQHSKGMGSQDLIDGLSNTVALSEIIGSDGLTGTSSTDIRGVWMSPAMGATIFSAFLNPNSRERDVIAACDEAIPDDRFPLLACIEERDTENVYAAARSFHPGGVNTAMADGSVRFFSETIDNVAVWRPLNTAQNGEVVAE from the coding sequence GTGGATCGATTTCAACAGAAAGCTTCGGCTTCCAGAAGTCACAAGCGTCTTGGTTTTACCTTGGTGGAACTGCTGGTCGTGATCGCGATCATCGGCATCCTCGTCGGGCTGTTGCTGCCCGCCGTCCAAGCGGCTCGCGAAGCGGCTCGGCGGATGCAGTGCCAGAACAACATGAAGCAACTGGGGTTGGCGTTGCACAACCACATGGATACCTACGGCACGCTGCCGCCAGGTTGGGTCAACTACGACGAATCGGCCAATCGCTATAAAACAGGCGGATGGCAACACGGCCAAAACGAGATGGGCTGGCACTGGTTGGCGATGCTGCTGCCATACGTCGAACAACCCGGTCTATGGGAGCTGGTGGAAGAATGTGAAGCCGCCCGGCCGACCGGAACTCAGAATCCATGCGACCACTGCGAATCGATGGATCCAAACCATTTTGGACGTGAACAGTTGCCTGCGTTTTCGCGATGCCCATCGGCTGTGACGCTCTCCAAGCAATTCAGCGACGGCGGCTACGGCCTCGAAGCTCTGGCCAAAGGGAGCAACTATGCCGCCAGTTGGGGATCGGGCAACATGCTCTCTTGGGAGAGCAGTGCCACTCGCGGTGCATTTGGAACCTATTACACGACACAGGAAAAGTTTAACACTCCCGTTGTTTCCAAAGCCGATCGCTACCAGCACTCCAAGGGAATGGGCAGCCAGGACTTGATCGATGGCTTGAGCAACACCGTGGCGTTGAGCGAGATCATCGGCAGCGACGGGCTGACGGGAACCTCCAGCACCGACATCCGCGGCGTTTGGATGTCGCCAGCGATGGGAGCCACGATTTTTAGTGCCTTCCTGAATCCCAACTCGCGCGAACGGGACGTGATCGCCGCGTGCGATGAAGCGATTCCCGACGACCGCTTTCCGCTGTTGGCATGTATCGAAGAACGCGACACCGAAAACGTCTATGCCGCCGCGAGAAGCTTCCATCCCGGAGGCGTCAACACGGCGATGGCCGATGGTTCGGTCCGATTCTTCTCCGAAACGATCGACAACGTCGCCGTCTGGCGTCCGTTGAATACCGCCCAAAACGGCGAAGTCGTCGCGGAATAA
- a CDS encoding S1C family serine protease, which translates to MALAIACGLTSSTFAQLKPASLVNDRPEIDIPAEIAVLQSMSRVVKHVARDAKPCVVHLEARKTETKRGRSEEFDEAGSGAIVVIDGRHYVVTNRHVVFGAKESQVTIRLSDARELHPLKIVSDPSTDVAIMEIRGEDLQAAQLGDSDLVDIGDFVLAIGSPFGLSHSVTFGIISAKGRRDLTLGEERIELQDFFQTDAAINPGNSGGPLLNLRGEVIGLNTAIASSSGGSEGIGFAIPINMVMLVARQLAAVGKLQRSYLGVSLDPDFGPETASRLGVRRPRGALVKKVTPNSPASEAHLQRDDLIQMFNGVEIEDDDHLVNQVGLTPIGQEVAVVLLREGKQYQTTLTVTARP; encoded by the coding sequence ATGGCCCTGGCAATCGCGTGCGGCCTGACGTCGTCGACATTCGCGCAATTGAAGCCAGCCAGCTTGGTGAACGATCGCCCCGAGATCGATATCCCCGCTGAAATTGCGGTCCTGCAGAGCATGAGCCGCGTCGTAAAACATGTGGCTCGCGACGCAAAACCCTGCGTTGTCCATCTCGAGGCTCGCAAGACGGAAACCAAGCGAGGCCGCAGCGAAGAGTTCGACGAGGCGGGTTCGGGGGCGATCGTGGTCATCGACGGTCGCCATTATGTCGTCACCAATCGGCACGTCGTCTTTGGCGCGAAGGAGTCGCAGGTCACGATTCGATTGAGCGATGCTCGCGAACTGCATCCATTGAAGATCGTCAGCGATCCGAGCACCGACGTGGCGATCATGGAGATTCGCGGCGAAGACCTGCAAGCCGCTCAACTGGGCGACAGCGACCTTGTCGATATCGGCGACTTTGTGCTGGCGATCGGCAGCCCCTTCGGCCTCAGCCACTCGGTCACCTTTGGCATCATCAGTGCCAAGGGGCGTCGCGACCTGACTTTGGGGGAAGAGCGGATCGAGCTGCAGGACTTTTTCCAAACCGATGCGGCGATCAACCCAGGAAACAGCGGCGGCCCGCTGTTGAATCTGCGTGGCGAAGTGATCGGGCTCAATACAGCGATCGCCAGCAGCAGCGGCGGCAGCGAGGGGATCGGGTTTGCGATCCCGATCAACATGGTCATGCTGGTGGCTCGCCAGCTTGCCGCCGTTGGCAAATTGCAGCGATCGTATCTAGGGGTTTCGCTGGATCCCGACTTCGGCCCCGAGACAGCCAGTCGGTTGGGCGTTCGGCGTCCGCGAGGTGCTTTGGTGAAGAAGGTTACGCCCAATTCCCCCGCCTCGGAAGCTCACTTGCAACGCGACGACCTGATCCAGATGTTTAACGGCGTCGAAATCGAAGACGATGATCACCTAGTCAATCAGGTTGGTCTGACCCCTATCGGCCAAGAGGTGGCTGTGGTGCTACTGCGCGAGGGGAAGCAGTATCAGACGACGTTGACCGTCACCGCGCGTCCCTAG
- a CDS encoding TraR/DksA family transcriptional regulator codes for MARTQAILKLRQLLVRRRDALRRVLAGDLSSLNELREQSHGDVLDAASDTARDELSSQLAEVESRELGQIDDALLRMRDGSYGSCDGCGKVIPVARLQIVPYATECIECKRKSEGTDVGGGWSWDRSEVDSV; via the coding sequence ATGGCACGTACACAAGCTATCTTGAAGTTGCGACAATTGCTCGTTCGACGGCGGGATGCATTGCGTCGAGTTCTGGCGGGCGACCTGAGTTCACTCAACGAATTGCGGGAGCAAAGCCATGGCGACGTTCTCGACGCCGCCTCTGACACAGCCCGCGACGAACTGAGCAGTCAATTGGCTGAGGTCGAGAGCCGCGAACTGGGCCAGATCGATGATGCCCTGCTGCGGATGCGAGACGGTTCGTATGGCAGTTGCGACGGTTGTGGCAAAGTCATCCCCGTCGCCCGGTTGCAGATTGTCCCCTACGCCACCGAATGCATCGAATGTAAGCGGAAGAGCGAAGGAACAGACGTTGGTGGTGGTTGGTCGTGGGACCGATCGGAAGTCGATAGCGTCTAA
- a CDS encoding FHA domain-containing protein, translating into MSAPANTQKPTQNQGPEGPRTEDYLEFQVDRVGHPRRRLRLSGQSYTFGSGEGCSVRLEDPSLRKTHAILIRQQDRLLIRGYGIAILVNGIRVTEAWLEERDNVQLGDYTLTLLQGVPKSNNPSAPSPQPTTAPAEKLHSPFAETARHFISPQREAAESRPLSRSHRKDDSTGSSRLSFADGMRMVSKPSVQFDVEDYFSRSTPLASPRPQPAAEPRGIDPREAARLQKLEEMQRQSARNAEAAIASSAASTHAVETLADKLDSLFEQLADNSERQRSDALQQQLESANEKHAKQLEAFVQLTDRVSVLETAVDRANREARQHREKHEQALQRIHQLEAQLSETITAHSERQASWEQETEGLRKAIDDLNRQLSIAQEELAQQQKTALSWRKQLDDAHTKADKTSAEHAAAIAAQIQRQEELAAEHARAVDELSKQHALQNEALIAEHQQTVDDLRSEQEQLKANLAEELAEREAAMAREQAEHQQTLAFHAEQNEAAAAKIANLENELADSVANHKNHQLVWEAEAKELNAAIEQISCQLAIAENKFNDQRERAEQLQGELASVESAQADSDADATQRTAELHQELQDAQDRLAALRVEQAARQSSWQLEREELEYKISHQAAELSQFTALRPAVNPQEEATVANRLAARLQAEVNRLHQDQPSEGVDQTQQLAQSTETQPETDPAPFAATDASDDLQSDASAAENLHDEQPSSDAPAFQIGETDVEPEGQFDAGDADEEPSAPAVLWSNDDLTPEDTYDDAFPIPSPQAFTDTTTNTDTQPSVDWADDAQSMAQSDAQSEAWNDDSDEPDISSTCVMPPSQQPGGEASLPPANDGAFGLVPPASESTDDVYSNEYRETDGSDADETVSENSFGSYDEAGWDDGANGLVIDSSSEDEVSPWGENDDEALSGLAAEMIGEFNRDDPQAGSFADLSESSTYDPTSMDLDESMSMGFSFPIDAKHADAEDSDQAEQSDPIAQAFPSIAAPSDLDASDDQDDEAAYTQVMPEGGFGSMVPPEEPASDDYDHTSQSHDEPVDSHQVASEPEAEYHNPQEESQEEESYYGAYADEDSDDGASAIVSPVPQELPRRDVPQHEPAPSESALVSPASDHHGDDADEDSIEAYMNRLLKRMHGGADEPEPEAPPQPQPAASQPTQAVAATPIEATMVEEAPQDVMHESEYVPRSSAPEHSGNLSAMRELANSSARQAIAKSVRNRQRSQAMLKLFLSGAFIMGSGTFAVLAQRQLMPYSLAAGACVLLAVYWGLSGLKLLKGSGPTSDREPSPVQRQAAPAVVDEQPTTSVDQ; encoded by the coding sequence GTGTCCGCACCAGCTAACACCCAAAAGCCAACACAAAATCAAGGCCCCGAGGGTCCTCGTACCGAGGACTATCTGGAGTTCCAGGTCGACCGCGTCGGACACCCCCGCCGTCGGCTGCGTCTGAGCGGTCAAAGCTATACGTTCGGCTCCGGGGAAGGGTGCTCGGTCCGCTTGGAGGACCCATCGCTGCGGAAAACCCACGCGATCTTGATCCGCCAACAGGACCGCTTGCTGATCCGCGGCTACGGGATCGCGATCCTTGTCAACGGGATCCGCGTCACCGAAGCCTGGCTCGAAGAACGCGATAACGTCCAACTGGGCGACTATACCCTGACCCTTCTCCAGGGGGTTCCAAAGTCGAACAACCCGTCGGCCCCGTCGCCGCAACCGACGACCGCGCCCGCGGAGAAGCTGCATTCGCCCTTTGCCGAAACCGCTCGCCACTTCATCAGCCCACAGCGCGAAGCGGCTGAATCCCGACCATTGTCGCGGAGCCACCGCAAGGACGATTCGACCGGATCGAGCCGCCTGTCGTTTGCCGACGGGATGCGAATGGTCTCCAAGCCCTCGGTCCAATTCGACGTCGAAGACTACTTCAGCCGCTCGACGCCGCTCGCCTCGCCGCGGCCTCAACCCGCCGCGGAACCGCGCGGGATCGATCCTCGCGAAGCCGCTCGGCTGCAGAAACTCGAGGAGATGCAACGGCAGTCGGCTCGGAATGCTGAAGCCGCAATCGCATCGAGCGCAGCCTCGACGCACGCCGTCGAAACCCTAGCCGACAAACTCGATTCGCTGTTCGAACAACTGGCCGACAATTCGGAGCGGCAGCGTTCCGATGCGCTGCAACAACAGCTCGAATCGGCCAACGAAAAACACGCCAAGCAATTGGAAGCGTTTGTTCAATTGACCGATCGCGTGAGCGTTTTGGAAACCGCGGTCGACCGAGCTAACCGCGAGGCTCGCCAACACCGCGAGAAACACGAACAAGCGCTGCAGCGAATCCATCAGCTGGAAGCGCAGTTGAGCGAAACGATCACCGCGCACAGCGAGCGGCAGGCCAGCTGGGAACAAGAAACCGAGGGTCTACGAAAGGCGATCGACGACCTGAACCGCCAGCTGTCGATCGCTCAAGAAGAACTCGCCCAACAACAGAAGACGGCGCTCTCATGGCGTAAGCAGTTGGACGATGCTCACACCAAGGCCGACAAAACCTCCGCTGAACATGCCGCCGCGATCGCAGCGCAGATCCAGCGACAAGAGGAACTGGCCGCCGAACACGCCCGCGCCGTCGACGAACTGTCGAAGCAACACGCACTGCAAAACGAAGCGTTGATCGCCGAACATCAACAGACGGTCGACGACCTCCGCAGCGAACAGGAACAACTGAAAGCGAACCTCGCCGAGGAGCTGGCTGAACGCGAAGCGGCGATGGCACGCGAACAGGCAGAACACCAACAGACGCTGGCGTTCCACGCTGAACAAAACGAAGCGGCTGCGGCGAAGATCGCCAACCTCGAAAACGAACTCGCCGATTCGGTAGCCAATCACAAGAACCATCAACTGGTTTGGGAAGCCGAAGCGAAAGAGCTCAACGCGGCGATCGAACAGATCAGCTGTCAGTTGGCGATCGCAGAAAACAAGTTCAACGACCAACGCGAACGCGCCGAACAACTGCAGGGAGAACTCGCCAGCGTCGAATCGGCTCAAGCTGATTCCGATGCCGACGCGACTCAGCGGACCGCCGAATTGCACCAAGAGCTGCAGGATGCGCAAGATCGCTTGGCAGCGTTGCGAGTCGAGCAGGCGGCGCGACAGAGTTCTTGGCAGCTGGAACGCGAGGAACTCGAATACAAGATCTCACACCAAGCTGCGGAACTTTCGCAGTTCACGGCGCTCCGTCCGGCGGTCAATCCGCAGGAAGAAGCAACCGTTGCCAATCGCTTGGCGGCGCGGCTGCAAGCCGAGGTCAATCGGCTGCACCAAGACCAGCCCAGCGAAGGCGTCGATCAAACGCAACAGCTGGCTCAATCGACGGAAACACAGCCCGAAACCGATCCCGCTCCGTTTGCGGCGACCGATGCCAGCGACGATCTCCAATCGGACGCCTCGGCAGCGGAAAACCTGCACGACGAACAACCAAGCTCCGACGCACCAGCGTTCCAGATCGGCGAAACCGACGTCGAGCCCGAGGGGCAGTTCGACGCAGGCGATGCCGATGAAGAGCCCAGCGCTCCGGCGGTCTTGTGGAGCAACGACGACCTCACGCCCGAGGATACTTACGACGACGCGTTCCCAATCCCGTCGCCCCAAGCGTTCACCGACACCACGACAAACACCGACACGCAACCGAGCGTCGACTGGGCAGACGACGCTCAATCGATGGCGCAAAGCGATGCCCAGTCGGAAGCCTGGAACGACGACTCCGACGAACCGGACATCTCCAGCACCTGCGTCATGCCACCGTCGCAGCAGCCCGGCGGCGAGGCGAGCCTTCCGCCCGCGAACGACGGAGCATTCGGACTCGTACCACCGGCGTCCGAATCGACCGACGACGTGTACAGCAATGAATACCGCGAAACCGACGGTTCGGATGCCGACGAAACGGTTTCCGAAAACTCGTTCGGCAGCTACGACGAAGCGGGTTGGGACGACGGAGCCAACGGCTTGGTCATCGATTCGTCAAGCGAAGACGAAGTCTCACCGTGGGGCGAGAACGACGACGAAGCGCTCAGCGGATTAGCGGCGGAGATGATCGGAGAGTTCAATCGCGACGATCCGCAAGCTGGGTCGTTCGCCGACCTTTCGGAATCGAGCACCTACGATCCGACATCGATGGATTTGGATGAATCGATGTCGATGGGCTTCTCATTCCCGATCGACGCGAAACACGCCGATGCGGAGGACTCCGACCAAGCAGAGCAGAGCGATCCGATCGCCCAAGCGTTCCCGAGCATCGCGGCCCCCAGCGACCTCGACGCCTCGGACGACCAGGACGACGAAGCCGCGTACACCCAGGTTATGCCCGAGGGTGGATTCGGCAGCATGGTGCCGCCAGAAGAACCCGCTAGCGACGACTACGACCACACGTCACAGTCGCACGACGAACCGGTCGATTCTCACCAGGTCGCCAGCGAACCGGAAGCGGAATACCACAATCCGCAAGAAGAGTCGCAGGAGGAGGAATCCTATTACGGCGCGTACGCCGACGAGGATTCGGACGACGGCGCTTCGGCGATCGTTTCCCCTGTGCCACAAGAACTGCCGCGCCGCGATGTCCCGCAGCACGAACCGGCACCAAGCGAAAGCGCACTCGTTTCGCCCGCCAGCGATCACCATGGCGACGACGCCGACGAGGATTCGATCGAAGCTTACATGAACCGCCTGCTGAAGCGGATGCATGGCGGAGCCGATGAACCCGAACCCGAAGCACCGCCGCAGCCACAACCCGCCGCGAGCCAACCGACTCAAGCCGTCGCCGCTACGCCTATCGAAGCGACGATGGTCGAAGAGGCTCCACAGGACGTGATGCACGAATCGGAATACGTACCTCGCAGTTCGGCTCCCGAACATTCGGGCAACCTGTCGGCGATGCGAGAACTGGCCAACAGTTCGGCGCGACAAGCGATCGCCAAAAGTGTTCGCAATCGGCAACGCAGCCAAGCGATGCTGAAGCTGTTCCTGTCGGGGGCGTTCATCATGGGCAGCGGCACATTCGCCGTCCTCGCTCAGCGTCAATTGATGCCCTACAGCTTGGCAGCCGGCGCGTGTGTGCTGCTGGCAGTCTACTGGGGACTCAGCGGCCTCAAACTGCTGAAGGGAAGCGGTCCAACTTCTGACCGAGAGCCTTCCCCTGTGCAGAGGCAGGCCGCACCGGCGGTTGTCGATGAACAACCGACCACTAGCGTCGACCAGTAA
- a CDS encoding LysR family transcriptional regulator, whose translation MQIRALRVFCDIASQRSFSRAAAAHGMTQSAASQIVHHLEQDLSVQLIDRSKRPLVLTAAGQLYFEGLQRVLFDLHTLDQEVRSFGKRLAGQVAVASIYSVGLSYMPSAKSEFAERHPDVDLHIEFVIPERVHESVMEGTADLGLISYPKSTRTLNCVTWQREPMKLISAPDHPFANRREVRLAELDGQLMMGFDPSLKVQREIAAYLTRNGIRPKFDTGFDNIDSLIRAIQLNSGIGILPEPAIRREVANDSLRVIQCPDLEITRPLGIIWRRGARLGPAALEFGALLLGRPLKPDESSAELRRRADAESKQPASSAAS comes from the coding sequence ATGCAGATCCGAGCACTCCGAGTTTTTTGCGACATCGCCAGCCAACGCAGTTTTTCGCGTGCGGCTGCGGCGCATGGCATGACTCAGAGTGCGGCCAGCCAGATCGTCCATCATCTGGAACAGGATCTGTCGGTCCAGTTGATCGATCGCTCCAAGCGTCCGCTGGTCTTAACCGCCGCCGGACAGCTCTATTTCGAGGGGCTGCAGCGGGTTTTGTTCGATCTCCACACGCTCGACCAGGAAGTTCGTTCGTTTGGCAAACGACTGGCTGGTCAGGTCGCGGTCGCTTCGATCTATTCGGTCGGGCTCAGCTATATGCCCTCGGCCAAGTCGGAATTCGCTGAACGGCACCCCGACGTCGACCTTCATATCGAATTTGTGATCCCCGAACGGGTCCACGAATCGGTGATGGAAGGGACCGCCGACCTGGGACTGATCTCGTATCCCAAGAGCACGCGGACGCTGAACTGCGTCACCTGGCAGCGCGAGCCGATGAAGTTGATCAGCGCTCCGGACCATCCTTTCGCCAATCGCCGCGAGGTCCGCCTGGCGGAACTCGACGGCCAATTGATGATGGGTTTCGATCCATCTTTGAAGGTCCAGCGCGAGATCGCCGCCTATCTAACACGAAACGGTATCCGGCCCAAATTTGATACCGGCTTCGATAATATCGATTCTTTAATCCGGGCCATTCAATTGAACAGCGGGATCGGGATTCTGCCCGAGCCCGCGATCCGACGCGAGGTCGCCAACGATTCACTCCGTGTGATTCAGTGCCCCGACCTCGAAATCACTCGCCCACTTGGCATCATCTGGCGTCGCGGAGCCCGACTCGGGCCGGCAGCGTTGGAATTTGGTGCTCTTCTGTTGGGTCGTCCTCTAAAACCGGACGAATCGAGTGCTGAACTTCGCCGCCGTGCCGACGCTGAATCGAAACAACCGGCCTCCTCGGCCGCGTCCTAG